The stretch of DNA GACCTCATCGACGTTGGCACATTGCACGATCAATGACGTGGCGCCGAATATCTCGGCTTGCAGGCTGTGATTGGCGAGAAAGTCCCGGGCCTGGGTCACGAACAAATGGGCCTGTCCCTGGTTCGGCTCTTCTGCCGGCAGACCGGTACCTGCGAGCTGAGCATGCCGGGTCAGGGCGCTGACGCCGTCTTCGTAAGCCTTGAAGATCCCCGGTGTCAGCATGGTCTGGGCAGTGCTGTGTTGAAGCAGGTTGGCAGCCGTGCCGACGAAGTGGTCCAGCGCTTGCCCTGCAACGGCAATCACCAGCCCGGGGTTGGTGCAGAACTGGCCGGCACCCTGGGTCAGGGACGCGACAAAACCTTGTGCCAATGCTTCACCGCGTGCGCTCAACGCAGCGGGAAACAGGTAGACCGGATTGATCGAGCTCATCTCTGCATACACCGGGATCGGCTCGGGGCGCGCCTGGGCCGCCTGGCACAAGGCAATACCGCCGCTGCGCGAGCCGGTGAAACCCACGGCCTTGATGCGCGGATCGCAGACCAGCGCGATACCGACCTCGCGGCCCGAGCCATACAACAGCGAAAACACACCCTCAGGCAGGCCACATTGCTGAACGGCCCGGGCCACCGCGCGGCCCACCAGTTCGCTGGTGCCAGGATGCGCGCCGTGTGCCTTCACGATCACCGGGCAACCGGCCGCCAGTGCCGACGCGGTATCACCGCCCGCCACCGAGAATGCCAGCGGAAAATTGCTCGCGCCGAACACGGCCACCGGCCCCAGCGGTACGTGGCGTTGACGCAGGTCCGAGCGAGGCAGCGGCTGGCGTTCCGGTTGTGCAGTATCCACCCGCACATCCAGCCATTCACCCGCGCGCACGGTGCGGGCAAAGGTGCGCAATTGCTGGCAGGTGCGCCCGCGTTCGCCCTGGATGCGTGGGCGGGGCAGGCCGGTCTCGGCCATCGCCCGTTCAATCAGTTCATCGCCCAGGGCTTCGATTTCGTTGGCGATGGTTTCAAGGAATTCGGCGCGAGCCGCCAACGGCGTTTCGCGATAGTTATCGAAGGCGCTCCAGGCCAACGCACAGGCGTGTTCGACATGTTCGGCGGTGCCGCCGGCGTAGGCGGGTTCCAGCGCAAGGTTGGTGGCAGGATTGATCGCCCGGATGGCCTCGCGGCTGCCTGGAATGGAGTGCTGACCAATCAGCATGGTGCCCGTCAGAGTCATGGCGTAGTCCTGGAAAGTAAAGATTGGCTTGGCGAAGAGAATCCACTGTGGGAGCTGTCGAGCCCCAGCGAGGCTGCGATGCAGGCGCTGCGGTCTGGCAGGTACACCGCAGTGATCCCATCGCAGCCTCGCCGGAGCTCGACAGCTCCCACATTTGATTTTTGCTGCCTTGAATAGTGTTAAGCGACGTTCTGCTCGGCCGACCAGTTGGCGTACCACTGGCGGAACAGCGCGTACTGGTTCTCTGCATAACGACGCTGGGCATCGCTGAGGGCATCGGTCTCGTTGAAGTGCAGGGTGTATTCCTTGTCGCCGTTGAGCACCATCAGATGTTTGTAGAACAGCACCAGGTCGCAGCCTTCGTCGAAGGACGACAGCACCGCCAGCGCCGACTCCAACTCCCGCGCCTGGCGACGTGCAGTGGCGTCGCCCTTGGCGGCTTTCTTGCTCAAGGCCACCAGTTGCAGGACTTCCCGTGGCAGTGCATTGCCGATGCCGGTGATTGCGCCGGTGGCGTTGCAGTTGACGAAGCCGTGCACCACTTGGGTATCCACGCCGACCATCAAGGTCACGTCATCGTCCTTGGAGGTGATGTGTTCGGCCGCGTAGCGCAGGTCTGCAGCACCGCCGAATTCCTTGAAGCCGATCAGGTTCGGGTACTCGCGACGCAGTTCGAAGAATAGGTCGGCGCGGGTGGCGAAGCCGTAGTAAGGGCTGTTGTAGATCACCGCCGGCAGGTTTGGCGCCGCCTTGAGGATGGCTGCAAAGTGATCCTTTTGCGCCGTCGCCGATGCGCCACGGGACAGCACCCGCGGGATGACCATCAAACCATGGGCGCCGACCTTCGCCGCATGCGCTGCATGGGCCACGGCTTCACGGCTGTTGACCGCGCCGGTGCCGACGATGGTCGGCACACCGGCGGCCACCAGGCGCGCCACGCCTTCCTGGCGCTCGGCCTCGGTCAGCAACGGCCAGTCGCCCATGGAGCCGCAGTACACCACCGCGCTCATGCCGATATCGATCAGTTCGCGGCCCTTGGCGACCAGTGCGTCAAAGTCCGGTTTGCGCTGGGCGGTGCACGGCGTCATCAATGCAGGGATGCAACCGGTGAAGATAGTGGTATTCATTGTTTCAGCTCCAGTTTGATTGAAGGGGCGGGGGCGGTTCAGATGCCCCACGCGAAGGGGTCCTGTTCGTCGATCAGCAAGGTGCTGTCGGCGGTCATGTAGGCGCGGCCGGTGATGGAAGGGCGCACACGTTCGCCCTCCCATTCATAGCTGCCTTCGAATTGGCTGCCGGTGATGCTGGCTTGTATCCATGGCTCACCGGCGGCGAGTTTCCCGTCGGCCGCCAGGCATGCGAGCTTGGCGCTGGTGCCGGTGCCGCAGGGCGAGCGGTCGTAGGCCTTGCCTGGGCACATGACAAAGTTGCGGCTGTCGGCCTGGGGGTCGTCGGCGAACAGTTCGATATGGTCGATCAGGGCGCCGTCTTCGCCGTGGATGCCCTGGGCTTCGAGGGCCTTGAGCATTGTCCAGGTGTAGTCGGTCAGGGCTTCGACGTTGTTCATTTCCAGCGCTTGGCCATGATCGGAAACCAGGAAGAACCAATTGCCGCCCCAGGCGATATCGCCGTAGACCAAGCCATGTCCAGGCACTTGCACCGAGACATGCTGGCGATAGCGATAGGCGGGCACATTGCGCAACGTGACCGCGCCGTCGGCGTGCAACGTGGCGCTCACCGGGCCGACCGGCGTGTCGATCTTGTGCACCCCCGGCGCGATCTGCCCCAAGTGGTGCAACGAGGCAACCAGGCCGATGGTGCCGTGGCCGCACATGCCGAGGTAGCCGGCGTTATTGAAGAAAATCACGCCGCAGGTGGCATCGGCCGAGACCGGCGCGCAATACAGCGCGCCCACCAGTACATCGTTGCCACGGGGCTCCAGCAGGCACGCCCTGCGCCATTGGTCATGCCGGGTGCGCAGGTCGTCGAGTTTGTCGACCATGGTCTCGCCGGCCAGCGGCGGGAACCCCGTCATCACCAGGCGCGTGGGCTCGCCGCCGGTGTGGGAATCAATGATGTGCACTCGTTTCATAGAACAATCCATCCAGTGGTTGGCTGAGGCTCAGGAAGCAAGCTGCACTCGGCCGATGTCGGGCTCAGGGGCTTCGCTTTCGTCGTCTTCGGTTTCCAGGCGAACCAGGTGCGCCGGCACGCCGGTGGCCGCGCCCCAGTAATAAATCCCCAGCGCGCAAGCGGCGACGACCACGGTGTCGAAGG from Pseudomonas sp. NC02 encodes:
- a CDS encoding aldehyde dehydrogenase (NADP(+)) — its product is MTLTGTMLIGQHSIPGSREAIRAINPATNLALEPAYAGGTAEHVEHACALAWSAFDNYRETPLAARAEFLETIANEIEALGDELIERAMAETGLPRPRIQGERGRTCQQLRTFARTVRAGEWLDVRVDTAQPERQPLPRSDLRQRHVPLGPVAVFGASNFPLAFSVAGGDTASALAAGCPVIVKAHGAHPGTSELVGRAVARAVQQCGLPEGVFSLLYGSGREVGIALVCDPRIKAVGFTGSRSGGIALCQAAQARPEPIPVYAEMSSINPVYLFPAALSARGEALAQGFVASLTQGAGQFCTNPGLVIAVAGQALDHFVGTAANLLQHSTAQTMLTPGIFKAYEDGVSALTRHAQLAGTGLPAEEPNQGQAHLFVTQARDFLANHSLQAEIFGATSLIVQCANVDEVRQVSEHLEGQLTATLHLDDDDLATARALLPTLERKAGRLLVNGWPTGVEVCDAMVHGGPFPATSDSRTTSVGTAAILRFLRPVCYQDFPDSLLPTALQHGNPLLLRRLLDGQREA
- a CDS encoding 4-hydroxyproline epimerase; the protein is MKRVHIIDSHTGGEPTRLVMTGFPPLAGETMVDKLDDLRTRHDQWRRACLLEPRGNDVLVGALYCAPVSADATCGVIFFNNAGYLGMCGHGTIGLVASLHHLGQIAPGVHKIDTPVGPVSATLHADGAVTLRNVPAYRYRQHVSVQVPGHGLVYGDIAWGGNWFFLVSDHGQALEMNNVEALTDYTWTMLKALEAQGIHGEDGALIDHIELFADDPQADSRNFVMCPGKAYDRSPCGTGTSAKLACLAADGKLAAGEPWIQASITGSQFEGSYEWEGERVRPSITGRAYMTADSTLLIDEQDPFAWGI
- a CDS encoding dihydrodipicolinate synthase family protein — translated: MNTTIFTGCIPALMTPCTAQRKPDFDALVAKGRELIDIGMSAVVYCGSMGDWPLLTEAERQEGVARLVAAGVPTIVGTGAVNSREAVAHAAHAAKVGAHGLMVIPRVLSRGASATAQKDHFAAILKAAPNLPAVIYNSPYYGFATRADLFFELRREYPNLIGFKEFGGAADLRYAAEHITSKDDDVTLMVGVDTQVVHGFVNCNATGAITGIGNALPREVLQLVALSKKAAKGDATARRQARELESALAVLSSFDEGCDLVLFYKHLMVLNGDKEYTLHFNETDALSDAQRRYAENQYALFRQWYANWSAEQNVA